The DNA window TCTTGAATTTCTTCAAGTTTTTGCACAGCGGAGTTAAATTGCTCAAACACATCCGGCGCGCCACGATTCAGAGTAATCTCAACAAATACCAGAAGTGATGCATCCAGATAATGCGGGTTGAGCAGCGCTGTATAGCCCTGAATAAAACCCTGTCTTTCCAGTCGACGCACACGCTCAAGGCAAGGCGTCGGAGAAAGTCCCACCCGTTTAGAAAGCTCGACGTTGGAAATACGCCCGTCTTTTTGCAATTCATTCAAAATATTACGATCGATGCGGTCGAGATCTTTGCCTGGGCGCTTCTTGCTATCTACCATTATTATTGTCTCTCTGTATTCCTTCCCTACTCCTGTTCTGACCCTGGCCTTCACTGCCAGAGTCCATCCTGTTATTACCCGTACGGCATTGGGTAACCCAGGGGTACGTGAGAAGTCCGTTGCCTGAAGGCAGCCACCGACATCACGCATGGCGTCTGTCCACACCATGCGTAGATTTCGCTGACCCGGATAAAAATGGCATTTGCGTGCATGAAAATTCGCCACACGCGAAACACTGCTTTTCTTCTTCCATGAATGTTTTCGCAAAAGCACAGGGGATTGTCAAAGCAAAACATCGATTTTTAGTACAAGATGCCAGATATTCATTATCCTCCCCCGTTGATTCTCATGTTTTCCTCTTATAATTGTCCCGCTGACAGTAGAATTAGTTATATTCTTCGTTCGTTAAATCGCCAATTCATCGGCAGCTTCTATTGCACATATCGTTAACAAAACCGCTGCGCTCTTTTTTTACGACAACAAATTCCCTACAATCCAGCACATGTATGCCAATAAATTATGGGGTTCTCATGGGCACGGCCAAACACAGTAAACTGCTTATTCTTGGTTCTGGACCTGCGGGATATACCGCTGCGGTCTACGCAGCGCGCGCAAATCTTCAGCCGGTACTGATTACCGGGATGGAAAAAGGCGGTCAGCTGACCACCACGACAGAAGTGGAAAACTGGCCAGGCGATCCAAGCGATCTGACCGGACCTCTGCTGATGGAGCGCATGCACGAACACGCCACCAAGTTTGAGACCGAAATTATTTTCGATCATATCAACAGCGTCGATCTGCAAAACCGTCCATTCCGCCTGGTGGGTGACAGCGGCGAATATACCTGCGATGCGCTGATTATCGCTACCGGTGCGTCTGCGCGCTATCTGGGACTGCCATCCGAAGAAGCCTTTAAAGGCCGCGGCGTTTCCGCCTGCGCCACCTGCGACGGCTTCTTCTATCGCAACCAGAAAGTTGCCGTTATCGGCGGCGGCAATACCGCAGTAGAAGAAGCGCTGTATCTGTCTAACATCGCTTCCGAAGTCCACCTGATCCACCGCCGTGACGGTTTCCGTGCGGAAAAAATCCTTATCAAGCGCCTGATGGATAAAGTGGAAAGTGGCAATATCGTGCTGCATACCAATCGCACGCTGGAAGAGGTCACCGGTGACCAGATGGGCGTAAGCGGCTTACGTCTGCGCGATACACAACATGCTGACAACGTTGAATCTCTGGAAGTTGCAGGGTTGTTTGTGGCTATCGGCCACAGTCCGAATACGGCAATTTTTGCCGGTCAACTGGAGCTGGAAAATGGCTACATTAAAGTCCAGTCCGGTATCCACGGCAACGCAACCCAGACCAGCATTCCGGGCGTTTTCGCCGCAGGCGACGTAATGGACCATATCTACCGTCAGGCAATTACTTCTGCGGGAACAGGTTGTATGGCGGCGCTGGACGCAGAGCGTTATCTCGATGGTTTAGCCGACGCCTGCAAATAATCTTTACAAGTCAGTAACAAAGGTAAAGAAGGCGACGAAAAGTCGCCTTTATTTTTGCCTCGTTGTAACATTGCCGTGCCCAAAAATACTCATAACTACACCTGCTAAGCGCGCAATGAATAAAACCCGTCAACAAGAATTAACCCGTTGGTTAAAAGATCAAAGCATTATCTCCCGTCGCTGGTTGATGATTTCCCGTGCACTCGGTGTCATTAGCGGTCTGCTGATCGTTGCCCAGGCCTGGTTCCTCGCGCGGATACTCCATCGTATGATCATGGAAAATATCCCCGCTACAGCGTTGTTGCTGCCCTTTACGTTGCTAGCGCTGACCATCGTGCTTCGCGCCTGGGTGGTGTGGCTGCGCGAACGAGTCGGCTTTCAAACGGGGCAACACATCCGCGTTGAGATCCGCCGCCTGGTTCTGGATCGTCTGCAGCAAGCAGGCCCGGCATGGATTCAGGGCAAACCCGCGGGAAGTTGGGCCACGCTGATTCTTGAACAAATTGACGATATGCATGACTACTACGCGCGTTATTTGCCACAGATGACGCTTGCAGCCTGCGTGCCGTTATTAATTGTCATCACCATTTTCCCGATTAACTGGGCTGCGGCGCTCATTCTGCTGGGTACCGCGCCGCTTATTCCGCTGTTTATGGCGCTGGTGGGAATGGGGGCGGCTGATGCCAATCGGCGTAACTTCCTTGCTCTGGCGCGATTAAGCGGCCATTTCCTCGACCGCCTGCGAGGGATGGAAACGTTGCGAATTTTCCATCGCGGCGAAGCAGAAACGGACAACATTCGTGAGGCCTCCCAGGATTTCCGCCAAAGGACGATGGAAGTGCTGCGTCTGGCCTTTCTCTCTTCCGGCGTACTGGAGTTTTTCACCTCGCTCTCTATCGCTCTCGTCGCTGTCTACTTTGGTTTCTCCTACCTTGGGGAGCTCAATTTTGGCCATTACGGTGTCGGCGTGACCTTAATGTCCGGCTTTCTGGCGTTAATTTTGGCCCCAGAGTTTTTCCAGCCGCTGCGCGATTTAGGCACTTTCTATCACGCAAAAGCACAGGCCATTGGTGCTGCGGATAGCCTGAAAACCTTTATGGAAGCGCCGCTGGCGCAGGCCGAGCGTGGTGAAAAAATATTGAGCGACAATGAAATGGTGAGCCTTGAAGCGCGCGACCTGGTGATTAAATCGCCTGAAGGTAAAGTGCTGGCCGGGCCGCTGAACTTTTCATTGCGCGCAGGTGAGCGCGTGGTCCTGGTTGGTCAAAGCGGCTCCGGCAAAAGTTCTCTTCTCAATACCTTGACTGGTTTTCTTCCCTATGAGGGGTCTCTCAAAGTCAATGGCGTTGAGCTACACACCCTGGACGCCGACCGCTGGCGGCGCCTTCTGAGCTGGGTTGGACAAAACCCACAGTTACCTGCGGCAACGCTGCGCGAAAACGTTCTGTTGGCATGGCCCGAAGCCACAGAGGCCCAGCTTCAACTGGCGCTGGATAAGGCCTGGGTCAGCGAATTTGTCTCTCTCCTGCCCCAGGGTATTAATACTTCTGTCGGCGATCAGGCCGGTCGTTTGTCTGTTGGACAGGCCCAGCGTGTCGCCGTTGCGCGCGCGCTGCTGGTACCTTGCCGTATGCTGCTGCTGGATGAACCCGCCGCCAGCCTTGATGCGCATAGCGAACAGCGAGTGATGCAGGCACTCACCAATGCCTCAACCCAGCAAACCACGTTGATGGTGACCCACCAACTGGAAGGCCTGGCAAATTGGGACGCCATCTGGGTTATGCAGGATGGCCAAATTGTCGAGCAGGGCCGTTATTCACAGTTGGCAACCGCAGGTGGCCCTTTTGCTACCCTGCTCGCACACCGTCAGGAGGAGATTTAAATGCGCGCATTATTGCCTTACCTGGCGCTCTACAAACGGCACAAATGGCTGCTAATGCTAGGCGTCGTACTGGCGATCGTTACGCTGCTGGCCAGCATTGGTTTGCTGACGCTCTCGGGCTGGTTCCTGTCGGCATCCGCCGTTGTCGGCGTGGCAGGCATCTACAGTTTTAACTATATGCTGCCTGCCGCTGGTGTACGCGGCGCGGCTATTATTCGTACAGCAGGACGCTACTTCGAGCGTCTGGTCAGCCACGACGCCACCTTTCGTGTTCTCCAGCATCTGCGCGTATTTACCTTCAGTAAGCTTCTGCCGCTCTCCCCCGCCGGACTGGCTCGTTTTCGTCAGGGTGAACTGCTCAACCGGGTCGTTGCCGATGTCGATACTCTGGACCATCTCTATTTGCGTGTGATATCGCCGCTGGTGGGTGCGCTGGTGGTGATCCTGGTGGTAACTGCGGGTCTGAGCGTACTGGATGTGCCGCTGGCCCTGACCCTCGGCGGCATTATGCTTCTCACCCTACTGGTACTGCCACCGCTGTTCTATCGCGCCGGTAAACCCGCTGGTGAAAGTATGACCCAGCTTCGTGGCCAGTATCGACAGCAGCTCACTGCATGGCTTCAGGGCCAGGCTGAACTTATGCTGTTCAATGCCAGCGATCGCTACCGGGAGCAGATGGAGAAAACCGAAGTCCGCTGGCAGGATGCACAGCGTCGTCAGGCAGAACTTACCGCACTCTCCCAGGCATTAATGCTGCTGATTGGCGGTATTGCGATCATCGCTATGCTATGGCTCGCCTCGGCGGGCGTCGGCGGTAATACTCAGCCTGGCGCACTAATTGCCTTATTTGTCTTCTGTGCGCTGGCGGCATTCGAAGCGTTAGCGCCAGTAACCGGTGCATTTCAGCATATGGGGCAGGTTATCGCCTCGGCAAAACGCATCACGCAAATTACTGAGCAAGAGCCGGAAGTGACCTTTACGCAAGGTGAAGGTCAGAAGCTGGAGCAGGTCGCGTTAACCTTAAATCAAGTCACCTTCAGCTATCCACAGCAACCCTCCCCTGCGCTGGATAATGTTTCACTGCAGGTCAAGGCCGGGGAACATATCGCCATTCTGGGCCGCACCGGCTGCGGTAAATCGACTCTATTACAACTACTGACCCGTGCCTGGGATCCGGCTCAGGGTGAAATTTTCCTCAACCATCAGCCGCTAACTCAGCTTGATGAGACAACGTTGCGCCAGGCAATGAGCGTCGTGCCGCAGCGCGTGCATCTGTTTAGCGCCACGCTGCGTGACAACCTGCTGCTGGCATCGCCGCAGTCCAGCGATGCACGGCTTGCAGAAACGCTGGAGCGCGTTGGTCTGGGGAAATTACTGGAAGACAGCGGCCTCAATAGCTGGCTGGGTGAAGGCGGGCGTCAGCTTTCCGGCGGTGAATTGCGCAGGCTGGCTATCGCCAGGGCTCTGTTACATGATGCGCCGCTCATGCTGCTTGACGAACCAACTGAAGGCCTCGACGCGACGACAGAAAGCCAAATTCTTGATTTACTGGCAGAAGTGATGCGTGACAAAACCGTGTTGATGGTTACCCATCGACTGCGCGGATTGACGCGTTTTAATCAGATAATAGTCATGGACAACGGCAAAATTATTGAGCAAGGTAGTCACGCAGAACTGCTGGCTGAACAGGGGCGTTACTACCAGTTTAAGCAGCGCCTGTAGGCTACTATTGAATCATCGCCTGATGTGTTGAGGTAAAAATGCGGCTGGTTCAGCTCTCTCATCATTCCATCGCCTTCCCTTCGCCGGAAGGCGCACTGCGCGAACCTAATGGCTTATTAGCGCTAGGCGGCGATCTCAGCCCGGCGCGTTTGCTTATGGCCTATCAGCGCGGTATTTTTCCCTGGTTTTCGCCCGGCGATCCCATTTTATGGTGGTCGCCAGACCCTCGTGCAGTACTGTGGCCGGAGAAATTTCACCTCAGCCGCAGCATGAAGCGCTTTCACCAGCGCTCGCCGTATC is part of the Klebsiella huaxiensis genome and encodes:
- the lrp gene encoding leucine-responsive transcriptional regulator Lrp: MVDSKKRPGKDLDRIDRNILNELQKDGRISNVELSKRVGLSPTPCLERVRRLERQGFIQGYTALLNPHYLDASLLVFVEITLNRGAPDVFEQFNSAVQKLEEIQECHLVSGDFDYLLKTRVPDMSAYRKLLGETLLRLPGVNDTRTYVVMEEVKQSNRLVIKTR
- the cydC gene encoding heme ABC transporter ATP-binding protein/permease CydC; translated protein: MRALLPYLALYKRHKWLLMLGVVLAIVTLLASIGLLTLSGWFLSASAVVGVAGIYSFNYMLPAAGVRGAAIIRTAGRYFERLVSHDATFRVLQHLRVFTFSKLLPLSPAGLARFRQGELLNRVVADVDTLDHLYLRVISPLVGALVVILVVTAGLSVLDVPLALTLGGIMLLTLLVLPPLFYRAGKPAGESMTQLRGQYRQQLTAWLQGQAELMLFNASDRYREQMEKTEVRWQDAQRRQAELTALSQALMLLIGGIAIIAMLWLASAGVGGNTQPGALIALFVFCALAAFEALAPVTGAFQHMGQVIASAKRITQITEQEPEVTFTQGEGQKLEQVALTLNQVTFSYPQQPSPALDNVSLQVKAGEHIAILGRTGCGKSTLLQLLTRAWDPAQGEIFLNHQPLTQLDETTLRQAMSVVPQRVHLFSATLRDNLLLASPQSSDARLAETLERVGLGKLLEDSGLNSWLGEGGRQLSGGELRRLAIARALLHDAPLMLLDEPTEGLDATTESQILDLLAEVMRDKTVLMVTHRLRGLTRFNQIIVMDNGKIIEQGSHAELLAEQGRYYQFKQRL
- the cydD gene encoding heme ABC transporter permease/ATP-binding protein CydD; this encodes MNKTRQQELTRWLKDQSIISRRWLMISRALGVISGLLIVAQAWFLARILHRMIMENIPATALLLPFTLLALTIVLRAWVVWLRERVGFQTGQHIRVEIRRLVLDRLQQAGPAWIQGKPAGSWATLILEQIDDMHDYYARYLPQMTLAACVPLLIVITIFPINWAAALILLGTAPLIPLFMALVGMGAADANRRNFLALARLSGHFLDRLRGMETLRIFHRGEAETDNIREASQDFRQRTMEVLRLAFLSSGVLEFFTSLSIALVAVYFGFSYLGELNFGHYGVGVTLMSGFLALILAPEFFQPLRDLGTFYHAKAQAIGAADSLKTFMEAPLAQAERGEKILSDNEMVSLEARDLVIKSPEGKVLAGPLNFSLRAGERVVLVGQSGSGKSSLLNTLTGFLPYEGSLKVNGVELHTLDADRWRRLLSWVGQNPQLPAATLRENVLLAWPEATEAQLQLALDKAWVSEFVSLLPQGINTSVGDQAGRLSVGQAQRVAVARALLVPCRMLLLDEPAASLDAHSEQRVMQALTNASTQQTTLMVTHQLEGLANWDAIWVMQDGQIVEQGRYSQLATAGGPFATLLAHRQEEI
- the trxB gene encoding thioredoxin-disulfide reductase, yielding MGTAKHSKLLILGSGPAGYTAAVYAARANLQPVLITGMEKGGQLTTTTEVENWPGDPSDLTGPLLMERMHEHATKFETEIIFDHINSVDLQNRPFRLVGDSGEYTCDALIIATGASARYLGLPSEEAFKGRGVSACATCDGFFYRNQKVAVIGGGNTAVEEALYLSNIASEVHLIHRRDGFRAEKILIKRLMDKVESGNIVLHTNRTLEEVTGDQMGVSGLRLRDTQHADNVESLEVAGLFVAIGHSPNTAIFAGQLELENGYIKVQSGIHGNATQTSIPGVFAAGDVMDHIYRQAITSAGTGCMAALDAERYLDGLADACK